The Arachis ipaensis cultivar K30076 chromosome B07, Araip1.1, whole genome shotgun sequence genome includes a window with the following:
- the LOC107606904 gene encoding LOW QUALITY PROTEIN: cation/H(+) antiporter 15 (The sequence of the model RefSeq protein was modified relative to this genomic sequence to represent the inferred CDS: deleted 2 bases in 2 codons; substituted 4 bases at 4 genomic stop codons) yields MNTATLNTSTSTLGHEATTTNNTIWVCERFTRAARSRGIFFSDNPLSYTMPVLILQTSVVALITTTLQLLLTPFGQTSFVPQMLGGLALGPSILGQIGVVRKYLFPPRTFYVSETIAFFGSMIFMFLIGVKIDLTSIITTGKKTWAIALSCFVFPIVFTAVTALTLRALFLLPQENLYTSIFYVSFYLSSCSFHSTASHLADLKLLNSELGRLAVSSSMISGTISAVLITSVFSHHGLRKGSRSLQMASLSFLFLVAVIVFVCRPIIMWMIRRTPEGKPIKEAYIITIFVMMLLSALFSELIGGHFMTGPILLGLAVPDGPPLGSALSEKLDALVSAVFLPLYFLFSGARFNSFALDATSFAVVQVLAISSFLGKIFGAMLPSLYCKMSVTDSLSLGLIMSAQGITQMLYLQGSMYLKIIDTETYGNVVISMIWLTGATTPLVKFLYDPSKRYLAINRRRTIEHASPDVELLLMACLHNEENTPSMINILDMSNPTEQSPICFYVLHLIQLTGRFXRKMKIMIFXQKYLTNNNINLSMNYNSNDIVSPYSKSCSSSLFIVGXKKIIQFISTITNKYKLKNLNXCLLFFKYFVHRQWSSNGVVTESAHPIRAFNRQILRTAPCSVGILVDRGTLSKSNYLTSASFYSVGVLFIEGSDDREALVYAMRMADHPNVSVTVVRLIEPRRKSRNLMMRDPDGDLIHKFKVEHCIQIKRHDYREEVVRDSVEMISAIKSLNGCFDLIMVGRRHANGESSSLFNGMNEWNEYPELGVVGDMLVSSDSSYDGSVMVVQQQMLGFRGGGYHHPDFHMDSNNGPMIHHPRQERSPNVVEVPRDTRVWPMV; encoded by the exons GGAGGATTAGCACTAGGACCATCCATCCTGGGACAAATCGGTGTGGTTCGAAAGTATTTGTTCCCACCAAGAACCTTCTACGTGAGCGAGACCATCGCCTTTTTCGGCAGCATGATATTCATGTTCCTCATAGGAGTCAAAATAGACCTAACCTCAATAATCACAACGGGTAAAAAAACGTGGGCAATTGCACTCTCTTGTTTCGTATTCCCCATCGTTTTCACCGCAGTAACCGCCCTCACACTCCGCGCACTATTCCTGCTCCCTCAAGAAAACCTCTACACTTCCATCTTCTACGTCTCTTTCTACTTATCAAGCTGTTCGTTCCACTCCACAGCAAGCCACCTCGCAGATCTGAAGCTCTTGAACTCTGAGCTTGGCCGTTTGGCCGTTTCTTCCTCCATGATTTCTGGAACAATCTCTGCTGTTTTGATAACTTCAGTTTTCTCACACCATGGTTTGAGGAAGGGCTCTAGGTCGTTGCAAATGGCGTCGCTATCGTTTCTTTTCTTGGTGGCTGTCATAGTTTTTGTTTGTAGGCCCATTATAATGTGGATGATAAGGCGAACCCCGGAAGGAAAGCCCATTAAGGAAGCCTACATAATTACGATTTTCGTAATGATGTTGTTGTCTGCGTTGTTTAGTGAGCTTATTGGGGGGCATTTTATGACTGGGCCTATACTTTTGGGCCTTGCTGTGCCTGATGGGCCACCTTTGGGCTCAGCGTTGAGTGAGAAGCTGGATGCTTTGGTTTCGGCAGTGTTCTTGCCGTTGTATTTTCTTTTCAGTGGGGCAAGGTTTAATTCCTTTGCACTTGATGCAACGAGCTTTGCGGTTGTGCAGGTTTTGGCTATAAGTAGCTTCCTTGGGAAGATTTTTGGAGCAATGTTGCCTTCGCTTTATTGCAAGATGTCTGTCACTGATTCTCTTTCCTTAGGTCTTATCATGAGTGCACAGGGCATCACTCAAATGCTCTACTTGCAAGGTTCTATGTACCTCAAG ATTATAGATACGGAAACATATGGCAATGTGGTGATATCAATGATATGGTTAACCGGAGCAACCACACCTTTAGTGAAATTCCTATATGACCCTTCGAAGAGGTACTTAGCCATAAACCGAAGAAGAACCATTGAACATGCATCTCCAGACGTGGAACTCCTCCTCATGGCATGCCTTCACAACGAAGAAAACACACCATCCATGATCAACATTCTCGACATGTCAAATCCAACAGAACAAAGCCCCATTTGCTTCTACGTCCTTCATCTCATTCAATTAACCGGaaga ttttaaagaaaaatgaaaattatgatattttaacaaaaatatctgacaaacaataacataaatttgtCAATgaactataactcaaatgacatagtctctccatattcAAAGAGTTGCAGTTCAAGTCTCTTTATCGttggttaaaaaaaaattattcaatttatttcaacaataactaataaatacaaactaaaaaatttaaactgatgtttattatttttcaaatat tttgttCACAGGCAATGGAGTTCCAACGGTGTAGTAACTGAATCAGCGCATCCGATTAGGGCATTCAACCGTCAAATATTGAGAACTGCGCCTTGTTCGGTAGGAATACTGGTTGATCGTGGAACTTTGAGCAAGAGCAATTATTTAACGTCTGCTTCCTTCTATAGCGTCGGAGTCTTGTTCATAGAAGGCTCCGACGATCGCGAAGCGTTGGTTTACGCGATGCGCATGGCGGATCATCCTAATGTGAGTGTTACAGTGGTTAGGTTAATAGAGCCAAGAAGAAAAAGTAGGAACTTAATGATGAGAGATCCAGATGGGGATTTAATTCATAAGTTTAAAGTAGAGCACTGCATTCAAATCAAAAGACATGACTATAGAGAAGAAGTGGTGAGGGATAGTGTTGAGATGATTAGTGCGATTAAGTCTTTGAATGGTTGCTTTGATTTGATTATGGTGGGTAGGCGCCATGCGAATGGTGAATCTTCATCGTTGTTTAATGGAATGAATGAGTGGAATGAGTATCCTGAACTTGGTGTTGTAGGGGACATGCTTGTTTCTTCGGATTCTAGTTATGATGGTTCTGTTATGGTGGTGCAGCAACAAATGTTAGGGTTTCGTGGTGGTGGTTATCATCATCCTGATTTTCATATGGATTCCAATAATGGTCCTATGATCCATCATCCTAGGCAAGAAAGATCCCCGAATGTTGTGGAAGTGCCACGTGATACAAGGGTGTGGCCAATGGTTTAA